ATTCGAGTTACTTCATTAGGTCTTAATGGCTGAGGCCTTTCCTTGGAACCAACAAAATTGAGGACTCCATCCATATTCTCAACTACATACCTGACTTCTTTTTCCATATTCATTTTGACTAAGATATACCCGGGGAAAAACACTTTATTCCGAATTTTTTTCTTACCATCTTTCATTTCTACAATATTTTCTGAAGGAACCAATACATCGGCCACCTTTTCTTTAAGATTTCCCTGATCAATCTCAAGCAGAAGGGAATCTCTTATTTTTTTTTCCTTCCCAGAAATCACTCTTAATGTGTACCAATCCATGTTTATAAAATGACTTTCATTATTCCCGATAAAATCCTGTCAACAAAAAACAGGAAAATTCCTAACATCAAAGCAAGCCCGAGCACTACAAATGTAGATCCCTTTAGCTCTTCCCATGTCGGCCAAGAAACTTTGCTCATCTCAAACTGCACGTCAGAAAAGAATTGTTTTATTTT
This genomic stretch from Candidatus Neomarinimicrobiota bacterium harbors:
- the nusG gene encoding transcription termination/antitermination factor NusG, which codes for MDWYTLRVISGKEKKIRDSLLLEIDQGNLKEKVADVLVPSENIVEMKDGKKKIRNKVFFPGYILVKMNMEKEVRYVVENMDGVLNFVGSKERPQPLRPNEVTRILGEVEGREGKDMVSQPYSVGDSVKVVDGPFLDFNGFVQEVNNEKQKVKVSVSIFGRPTPIELDFLQVELEK
- the secE gene encoding preprotein translocase subunit SecE; protein product: MVKKIKQFFSDVQFEMSKVSWPTWEELKGSTFVVLGLALMLGIFLFFVDRILSGIMKVIL